The DNA region CATTATTATTTACTTCCTCTCGGTTCAATCTCAAAAGTCGCAACGCCGACTGATCAACCCTTCTCCAAACTCCCAACAGGTTCTAATTTCCGTGGTTCTTCTGCCTTTACCGTCCCTggcttttactttttttttttttacatTATCATGAATACACAGAATCCTAACGGCCGCGACTTTATCAATTTGCTTCGCGGAAAAGGAATAAAACACCGAATGCTGTGGTAAacacatacctacctaggctGAAAATGCAGATGCGCGCCTTTGCAGCCTTTACCACCCCCACTGCCAACCTCTTTCAGACGCTCGGCCTAAGCCTTCCTCCCCTTATTCTTCTGCGTCATCTTCCTAAACGCCTCTatgccaccagcaccaatgGGCCTGTGTTCGCTCGACCGAGCTGACCCATCGTATGTGCTGCGTGGAGCAATAGTGTAGCTGGTAGGCAGACCAGCAGGTTGCGCGCGGTTGGTCTTGGTCTCGGGCGCAAGAAGTCTCTCGCGCTCGAGCTCGAACCGGGACTTATTGCCGGCTGGTCGCTGGGTAAGCGTAATCTGGGAGCTACCCATCGCTGTTTCTTGACGCTGAGCCATTTTGGCCGCACTGTTTAAGCAGAACGTTAGTAGTGTTTTGACACAGACTATTTGGATGAATACGTACGCAATGTCAAAGTCACGAGTCTCGATTTGGCGTTTCTTGTAATCATCAGTCCTCTTCAGAATCGGACGACTCCATTCACCCACAAGACGCTCTGCAATGCGCTTGATGCCAATCTCGGGTCGCTTGCTTTTGGTGTAAAAGTAAACTACCTTGCCAATGCCGCTGCTGAGAAGCACCTCTTTGTTGACTGGAAGCTTGGTGAGAGCGTTGAAGATGTCGCGCTGAATATTGTAAGCGGGGAGACTGCCGTCGTTCAGGGGCTCCAAGAAGTATTTGACAGCCTGGAGGAAATTGGTTTCAGGGTCGAGAATGGAATCTTGAACGGCTGTCCGGTTGAGAAGCGCTGTGACTTGAGGGAGAAGTTGAAGCTTGTGGGTGGCCGCAATGCCATCCTCACGGGCTTTGTTGTCAGCCACACAGGCGTTTTCCATGGCGACTTTGAGATTGGCAATTTGTTCATCGATTTCGTCCTCAAGATCCTGGACATGCGAGTTAGACACAGAGATAGGGCTGACGTCACCAAGTCAACAAGAAGCAAACATACGATATCATCCTTCTTACGTCTccgtttggtggtgggtttgagaGCGGCGTCCATGGCACGCTCGAGTGCCCGACGCCGCCTCTCCTCTGGTGTGAGATTCTCCTCTGGAATCTCTTCTTGCCTGGGAGCCTCCTTCTTGCCCGATCGGCGGCCCGATTCACCTGCGCGCGCCTTGCGCGGTCGACGGTCACCATCCTCGATAATGTCATTCGCATccaggtcatcatcatcctctcctcttgTCCGCTTCTTTGGCCTACGGCCTTCTTTAGGTTTCTTGTTGGTCTCGCTGTCGGTGATCTTCCTTCTGCTGGCTTTAAGTCCCTTGGTAATATTCTCGTCGATGATAATGTTGGACGTCTGTCTCTTCTCCATGTCGGGTTCATAGTGCTCGAACTCGCCTTCGTCGATTTCGGAAAGAATGTCATCGGACTCGTTGCCCGCATCACCGGCGCCATCGTGCGAGTCCACGGAGGCGTCATCCCTGCGCTCCTGGGGCGGAGAGCCAGCGTCAGACATGGTGCTGTATTGTGAGATGTGTGGAAGGAGTCGGTCGCAAAGACGCAGTCAAGAATTGGCAAGGCTGAATGAAGGGAAGTTCGATGGTTGATTTGTCTTTTGCGATGGCAAATTTTCGGTGCAAGCGTCAAGCATCAAAAATAGTCTTCGAAAACCCACAGGAAGAGCCTTTGTAATAGATAATCTGGCGACGATGGAAATGCTGGCGATGGTGCTTGGATTCGGAAAAAGGTGGACGACCTGATCACGGTTTATCGACAGCCAGGCAACTTTGAGAGTGGCCGACGTGATGAAAGGCGTCCCAGGCGCAGGGAACCGTGCAACAAGTCGGCCGGAGTTTTCCCGTGGGACTTCGCTGGGGTGGTTGTTATCCAGGCCCACGGTCCCCACTTGCAAGTCATCAAACACTTGCCACACTTTCAACAGCCAAAAGTCGTAACTTTATCGGGGTTAAACGTAAAAAGACGGTTTAAATTGGGAGAGAAGTGCGTGTAGCGTAAAGCGCTATTTAGATTGATCAATATCGATTTATCTGCTCAAAAAAAGGCTGTTGAGTTTGGCATTGTGAAGATTTTAGACGGCCCGTGTGTTTTTAAGATGACTGTGAGccttggttggtgggtgtaAGCCTTGGCATGGACCTGGATAACGAACAGCCTTCGCTGTTGAAAGACACAGCTGGAGGTGGAGACGGAACAGGCCAGGGCTGACCTGATGTGGGCCGTTCCAGAAAAGTCCAGCTTATTTGCCAGTATTTACATTCGCAGGCTTCCTTTTGTATTGGTTGCCACTGACAACAGCAATCCTCCATCAAGCTCTCTACCTCCCGTCCCAAGAAACATTGTGAAAGAGTGCGCCGCCCATCTCTCCACACTCCACCGGCTGCCCCGAAACTCTATGCGATCACAACACGAAGTCTGTTTTACTGCCCAACGGTTTTCACTTGTCTGCGACCGCATCTTGCACCATGGACCACCGAGGGACGGAAGGCCTCATGGACTGGGAGCCAGAACGCAAGCATGCTATTGACCCCTCCAGTCCCTTCGCAGCTCTGCCCAAAAAGTTCACCCTCTGTAAGTTCTCCTCCATTGCTCTCGCACTACCCCGCCTGCAAAACAATAATAACCTTGCCGGCTACATGCCAACACATCAATTTTCACCTTTTTATACAAGCCCTTCAGCGTCAACACGATGGCATCAACTGACCGCGCGCCTTTCCCTATAGCTTCATTTGAAACACCCGTCTCACGATTCAGCAAAGTCAGCAATGACCCATTCGCGAGCGCGGTGCGCAAGAGCTCACCACTCAAACAAGACCACCCGGCCCCCCCACATGCCTCATTCTTTTCACCGCAGCTACAGAACAAACCATCAGGCCCCGCGTTTCGGAATCCAGCGTTCACCACACCGCAGAAACGCTTCGAGGATGTACCAATGTCCGAAGTTTCTGACGCCGAATCAAGTCCCGCTATGACCGACACTTCGATTTTGCCAGCCGACACGCCAGACATTGAACACATCGGGATGAAGTCCGCtgcaaccccctcacccatcaAACTGATGTGGAACCGGAACCTGGATCGGAATCGAACTGCCGGAAAGGGGGAGCTCCCTAAATCTGGAGCTCGTGATAAGgtcaggaagaggaaaaggcttTTCGGCGACAAAGATGTCGGCAGTGTGAGGTCCCGCCTCGCCCACGACTCGGATGACTCAGATAGCGATATTCCAGAGAGCTCCAAGGCGCTGGTGACGAGTTCAAAACAGAAGAGGGATAAGAAACGAGGCTGGTTGAGCAAGTTCCTCGCGACTCTGAGCGACAACCCCAATGCGCCAGCTATTCTGTCCAGGTGGTTGCAACTTGGGGCAAATATCCTTCTCATGTGCCTTGCATTCATCATTGTCTTCGAAATGATCAAGCAAGTGCGGTCAGATTTATCGCGCGAGGCTGACAAGGCTATAGCGGCATTGCAACAGGAGATCAGGCAATGTGCAGAGCAGTTCACCCAGAATGCTTGCTCGCCCAAGGCAACTCGCGCACCTTATATGGAAACGGTGTGCACCCAATGGGAAATATGCATGCAACAGGACCCTCACGGCATTGCAACCACCAATATCTCGGTCCGCAAGGTAGCTGAGATCCTCAACGAGTTTGTTGGCGTTATATCCTACAAGACCTGGGTAAGTTTCTGTTGCTTTCGCTTTGCTGGGCCCACGTGCTCTAACATGTTGGTACCAGGCCTTCCTTCTTACAATATTCCTCGCCACCCTTCTTGCTACCAACATGGGCTTTGGTCGTCTTCGGGACACTGGCTCGTTTCAACATCCCCGTGCACCGGCACCTGCGCCCCCACTACAGTCACCTCCAGCTATGGCTCCGATGCTTCCAGTCTCGTCGGATGGCTTTTTCTGGGCGCCTGTCGGTATGACACCCAAGAGTGTACGGAAACAACTTCTCAGCGAAGAAACAGAGACAGAGACCGATAGCACCCCGATGATGAGAGCCATCATGCCGCCACAAACCCCATCAATGAGGAGGAGTCCCAGCAAAGAGTACCGAGATAGGGAGCGAGAAAGAGACAGAAGTCCGTCCAAGGGCTTCAGACAAAGGAGCCCCAGCAAGAACTACTGAACGAACAACACAccggtttcttttgtttatTTTCGCCATTGAGTTTCTGATAAGTGCTGGCAATTGCTGCCACGACCGTGTCACTGCATGTACTTATTCTCTTTTTGTTCTCATCTTATTCTGCTTTCATAGGCACTTTGGGAGCACGGAGTCGGCTTGGTATGTGGGTTGGTTGGACTGGTTACGTTGGCGTTGAGCAGGCGTGCTCTAGTGGGGGTATTCGACATAATTTAATTCTGTCCCTTATACAATGCACTTTTATGACAAGTCATTGTGCTCGGATGC from Podospora pseudoanserina strain CBS 124.78 chromosome 1, whole genome shotgun sequence includes:
- the IWS1 gene encoding Transcription factor iws1 (EggNog:ENOG503P0IY; BUSCO:EOG0926390Q; COG:K); its protein translation is MSDAGSPPQERRDDASVDSHDGAGDAGNESDDILSEIDEGEFEHYEPDMEKRQTSNIIIDENITKGLKASRRKITDSETNKKPKEGRRPKKRTRGEDDDDLDANDIIEDGDRRPRKARAGESGRRSGKKEAPRQEEIPEENLTPEERRRRALERAMDAALKPTTKRRRKKDDIDLEDEIDEQIANLKVAMENACVADNKAREDGIAATHKLQLLPQVTALLNRTAVQDSILDPETNFLQAVKYFLEPLNDGSLPAYNIQRDIFNALTKLPVNKEVLLSSGIGKVVYFYTKSKRPEIGIKRIAERLVGEWSRPILKRTDDYKKRQIETRDFDIAAAKMAQRQETAMGSSQITLTQRPAGNKSRFELERERLLAPETKTNRAQPAGLPTSYTIAPRSTYDGSARSSEHRPIGAGGIEAFRKMTQKNKGRKA
- a CDS encoding hypothetical protein (EggNog:ENOG503P1MY; COG:S), which codes for MDHRGTEGLMDWEPERKHAIDPSSPFAALPKKFTLSSFETPVSRFSKVSNDPFASAVRKSSPLKQDHPAPPHASFFSPQLQNKPSGPAFRNPAFTTPQKRFEDVPMSEVSDAESSPAMTDTSILPADTPDIEHIGMKSAATPSPIKLMWNRNLDRNRTAGKGELPKSGARDKVRKRKRLFGDKDVGSVRSRLAHDSDDSDSDIPESSKALVTSSKQKRDKKRGWLSKFLATLSDNPNAPAILSRWLQLGANILLMCLAFIIVFEMIKQVRSDLSREADKAIAALQQEIRQCAEQFTQNACSPKATRAPYMETVCTQWEICMQQDPHGIATTNISVRKVAEILNEFVGVISYKTWAFLLTIFLATLLATNMGFGRLRDTGSFQHPRAPAPAPPLQSPPAMAPMLPVSSDGFFWAPVGMTPKSVRKQLLSEETETETDSTPMMRAIMPPQTPSMRRSPSKEYRDRERERDRSPSKGFRQRSPSKNY